In one Nicotiana sylvestris chromosome 8, ASM39365v2, whole genome shotgun sequence genomic region, the following are encoded:
- the LOC138875266 gene encoding uncharacterized protein has protein sequence MTQALILQLPNFDVLFEVECDASGVGVGGVLRQESKPVAYFSDKLSGSKLKHSTYETEFYAISFQFVVNHKAGKHNQVVDALRRRRCLLSIMQTNVFEFDHITELYEASPDFGDVWKRCLEGPQRMFVIRDGFLYYGKQLCIPQTSLRESIVREAHEGGLAGHFGHSRTFKVI, from the exons atgacaCAAGCTCTTATCCTTCAGTTACCTAACTTTGATGTTTTATTTGAAGTAGAATGTGATGCTTCAGGTGTTGGTGTTGGAGGAGTTCTTAGACAGGAAAGTAAACCTGTGGCTTATTTTAGCGATAAGCTAAGTGGATCTAAATTGAAACACTCCACCTATGAAACAGAGTTCTATGCTATT AGTTTTCAGTTTGTTGTCAATCACAAAGCTGGAAAACACAATCAAGTGGTTGATGCTCTTCGTAGAAGACGATGCTTGCTTTCTATTATGCAAACTAATGTATTTGAGTTCGACCATATCACGGAACTTTATGAAGCTAGTCCAGACTTTGGAGATGTTTGGAAGAGATGCTTGGAGGGTCCGCAAAGAATGTTTGTAATTCGAGATGGGTTTCTTTACTATGGAAAGCAGCTTTGCATACCACAAACCTCTTTAAGGGAGTCCATTGTGAGGGAAGCACATGAGGGTGGATTAGCTGGTCATTTTGGCCATTCTAGAACATTTAAGGTGATCTAA